In Pelomicrobium methylotrophicum, the following are encoded in one genomic region:
- a CDS encoding MarC family protein — translation MRRPRTPQGVWIDAYTKSFALFFTLLNPFLLSIYLLDLIRDLTLGTFIRVLARASLISGSVFILFAWGGEPIFSEYLQVRFASFQFFGGVVFLLIGIRFVFLGVDAIRTMRGDPEHLAGSIAMPFMIGPGTVSASVVIGTRLPTWGSVAVIVGTLILTVFLVSLLKLAHDRFKESNARLTDRYVEVVGRVSALLIGTIAVDMILEGLGSWLADPDSPWRPADFPGRMGQR, via the coding sequence TTGCGTCGCCCGAGAACGCCCCAAGGAGTCTGGATAGACGCTTACACCAAGTCCTTTGCCCTGTTTTTCACCCTGCTCAACCCCTTCCTGTTGAGCATCTACCTGCTAGACCTCATCCGGGACCTCACCCTGGGAACCTTCATCCGGGTCTTGGCCCGTGCATCGCTGATCAGCGGAAGCGTTTTCATCCTGTTCGCATGGGGCGGAGAGCCGATCTTTTCCGAGTACCTGCAAGTGCGCTTCGCATCGTTTCAATTCTTCGGGGGCGTGGTATTTCTTCTGATCGGCATCCGCTTCGTTTTCCTGGGGGTGGACGCCATCCGCACCATGCGTGGCGATCCGGAGCATCTGGCCGGCTCCATCGCCATGCCGTTCATGATCGGTCCTGGCACGGTCAGCGCGAGCGTCGTGATCGGCACCCGACTGCCCACGTGGGGATCGGTCGCGGTCATCGTGGGCACGCTGATCTTGACGGTCTTCCTCGTATCCCTGCTCAAGCTCGCCCACGACCGTTTCAAGGAGTCGAATGCGCGTCTGACAGACCGCTACGTGGAAGTGGTGGGACGGGTCTCGGCACTGCTGATCGGCACCATTGCCGTAGACATGATCCTGGAGGGACTGGGATCATGGCTCGCGGACCCCGACTCACCGTGGCGCCCGGCGGACTTCCCGGGGCGGATGGGGCAACGTTGA
- a CDS encoding MarR family winged helix-turn-helix transcriptional regulator, whose amino-acid sequence MRVLRSIRRIIRCVDMYSKQLESQSHITAPQLVCLLAVVNGGPMTATALAKEVHLSPSTVVGILDRLEEKGLVARSRGVEDRRIVRVSATDRGVALANQAPSPLQERLAQGLNRLPELEQAAIALALERVVELMEAQHIDSAPILETGPLSRP is encoded by the coding sequence TTGCGGGTTCTGCGCTCCATTCGCCGGATCATTCGCTGCGTGGACATGTATTCCAAGCAGCTGGAGTCCCAAAGCCACATCACTGCGCCGCAGCTCGTGTGTCTGCTGGCGGTGGTAAATGGCGGTCCCATGACGGCCACCGCGCTGGCCAAGGAAGTGCACCTGTCTCCGAGCACGGTGGTAGGCATCCTGGACCGGCTGGAAGAAAAAGGCCTGGTCGCTCGCAGCCGCGGGGTCGAAGATCGGCGCATCGTCCGGGTGAGCGCGACTGACCGGGGTGTGGCTCTGGCCAACCAGGCGCCGTCCCCGCTGCAGGAGCGGCTGGCTCAAGGCCTCAACCGCTTACCCGAGTTGGAGCAGGCCGCCATCGCGTTGGCGCTGGAGCGGGTCGTGGAGCTCATGGAAGCCCAGCACATCGACTCCGCGCCGATTCTCGAAACCGGGCCGCTCAGCAGGCCCTGA
- the ectA gene encoding diaminobutyrate acetyltransferase, translated as MLLIATEPKLRRTDRGSVEFIPPTIEHGADIHALIRACRPLDVNSTYAYLLLAHHFAETCVLALEEGRVVGFVSAYVPPRQNDTLFVWQVAVHPDARGRGLGRRMLLALLARESLSHITRLETTVSPGNEASRAMFRAVARAVGASLEERTFFTPEMFGSEGHDEERLLVIGPFKKPAEKGGTTI; from the coding sequence TTGCTGCTGATTGCCACCGAACCGAAACTTCGGCGGACCGATCGTGGGTCCGTAGAGTTTATCCCACCGACGATCGAGCACGGCGCCGATATTCACGCCTTGATCCGCGCCTGCCGCCCGCTCGATGTCAACTCCACTTATGCCTATCTGCTGCTGGCGCACCACTTCGCCGAGACCTGCGTGTTAGCGCTTGAGGAAGGACGGGTGGTGGGCTTCGTGTCCGCCTACGTCCCGCCGCGCCAGAACGACACGCTGTTCGTCTGGCAGGTCGCGGTGCATCCCGACGCCCGCGGCCGGGGGCTCGGCCGCCGGATGCTGCTGGCGCTGCTCGCGCGCGAATCGCTTTCCCACATCACCCGTCTTGAAACCACCGTGTCGCCCGGAAACGAGGCTTCGCGGGCCATGTTCCGCGCGGTGGCCCGAGCCGTCGGTGCGTCCCTCGAGGAACGCACGTTTTTCACACCGGAGATGTTCGGGTCCGAAGGCCACGACGAGGAACGTCTGCTGGTCATTGGGCCTTTCAAGAAACCCGCTGAAAAAGGAGGGACGACGATATGA
- the ectB gene encoding diaminobutyrate--2-oxoglutarate transaminase has protein sequence MNLRIFDRLESEVRGYIRSFPTIFTKARGAMLWDEDGNRYIDFFAGAGTLNYGHNEPGMKARLLEYLEHDGVVHGLDMATSAKKDFLETFERVILQPRHMRYKVQFPGPTGTNAVEAALKLARQVKGRTNIIAFTNAFHGVTSGALATTGNEKFRSAAGQPLANVQFVPYDGYLEGVDTTELLERMLSDKSSGLDLPAAVIIETVQGEGGVNTARFEWLQRLESICRRHDVLLIVDDIQVGCGRTGTFFSFERAGVSPDIVTLSKSLSGFGLPMSLVLMKPELDIWRPSAHNGTFRGNNLAFVTAREALLRYWTTDDFAREVERKGKMMRLWIEHIASAYPSGQFQARGRGMIQGLASRVAGLPNKIAAAAFKHGVVVETSGAEDDVIKLLPPLTIDTELLADGLYLLEQCVAETLGVRLATSSNVRTLRKTAGGGR, from the coding sequence ATGAATCTGAGAATTTTCGATCGATTAGAGTCGGAAGTGCGTGGCTACATTCGGTCCTTCCCCACTATTTTCACCAAGGCGCGCGGCGCCATGCTGTGGGATGAGGATGGCAACCGCTACATCGATTTTTTCGCCGGTGCTGGCACGCTCAACTACGGCCACAACGAGCCTGGGATGAAGGCTCGGCTGCTGGAATACCTCGAGCACGATGGAGTGGTCCATGGGCTGGACATGGCCACCAGCGCCAAAAAGGACTTTCTCGAGACTTTCGAGCGGGTGATCCTGCAGCCCCGCCATATGCGCTACAAGGTCCAGTTTCCGGGGCCTACTGGCACCAACGCAGTGGAGGCGGCCCTCAAGCTCGCACGCCAGGTCAAAGGTCGCACCAATATCATTGCTTTCACCAACGCGTTCCATGGGGTGACCAGCGGGGCCCTGGCGACGACCGGCAACGAAAAGTTTCGTTCGGCGGCCGGCCAACCGCTTGCCAACGTGCAGTTCGTGCCCTACGACGGCTATCTCGAGGGTGTGGACACCACAGAGCTCCTGGAGCGGATGCTGTCGGACAAGTCGAGCGGCCTCGACCTGCCGGCAGCGGTCATTATCGAGACGGTGCAGGGGGAGGGGGGAGTGAACACCGCCCGCTTCGAGTGGCTGCAGCGCCTGGAGAGCATATGCCGCCGCCATGATGTGTTGCTGATCGTGGATGACATTCAGGTGGGCTGCGGGCGCACGGGCACGTTCTTCAGCTTCGAGCGCGCCGGGGTGAGCCCCGACATCGTCACCCTGTCCAAGTCGCTTTCAGGTTTCGGGCTGCCCATGTCGCTGGTGCTGATGAAGCCCGAACTGGACATCTGGCGGCCCAGCGCCCACAACGGTACGTTCCGTGGCAATAACCTGGCGTTCGTGACCGCTCGGGAGGCGCTGTTGCGCTACTGGACCACCGACGATTTTGCCCGCGAGGTGGAGCGCAAGGGCAAGATGATGCGCCTGTGGATCGAGCACATCGCCAGCGCCTACCCGAGCGGCCAATTCCAGGCGCGTGGTCGGGGCATGATCCAGGGGCTCGCTTCCCGGGTCGCGGGATTGCCCAACAAGATCGCCGCTGCGGCGTTCAAGCACGGCGTCGTGGTGGAAACCTCGGGCGCAGAAGACGACGTGATCAAGCTGCTACCGCCCCTGACCATCGATACCGAGCTGCTGGCCGACGGGCTGTACCTCCTGGAGCAATGCGTCGCCGAGACGCTGGGCGTTCGCCTCGCCACCAGCTCCAACGTCCGCACCCTCAGGAAAACGGCAGGAGGCGGGCGATGA
- a CDS encoding ectoine synthase, whose protein sequence is MIVRSVAELIGTEREVKTPNWVSRRLLLKRDGMGFSLHETTVFAGTETYIWYRHHLEAVFCIEGEGEVEVLPEGIVYRITPGTVYALDRHDKHWLRAKTDMRLVCVFNPPLTGGEVHDEEGVYPLVQETAAASG, encoded by the coding sequence ATGATCGTGAGAAGCGTGGCAGAGCTCATCGGCACAGAGCGCGAGGTGAAAACCCCCAACTGGGTGAGCCGGCGGCTCCTGCTCAAGAGGGATGGCATGGGGTTCTCGCTTCACGAAACCACCGTCTTCGCCGGTACCGAGACCTACATCTGGTACCGGCACCACCTGGAAGCGGTCTTCTGCATCGAGGGGGAAGGGGAGGTGGAAGTGCTCCCGGAGGGCATCGTCTATCGCATCACGCCGGGAACGGTGTACGCCCTCGACCGGCACGACAAGCACTGGCTTCGCGCCAAGACCGATATGCGCTTGGTGTGCGTGTTCAATCCGCCACTGACCGGTGGAGAAGTGCACGATGAGGAGGGCGTCTATCCGCTCGTCCAGGAGACCGCGGCCGCCAGCGGATAA
- a CDS encoding IS256 family transposase: MNKDTSKTSGSANEMGFSLEELIRRGARELIQKAIEVEVQELLAEYGNVKMLGGRRAVVRNGYLPERQVLTAVGPVKVRVPKVRDRSGTGVKFNSRLVPPFVRRSQRMSAALPWLYLKGISTGDMREALTVLVGDQARGLSPNVVARLKGEWAAEYGAWMKRDLSASRYVYWWADGIHTGLRQESDARQCLLVIIGVRPDGSKELVTIGDGLRESRASWLDVLRDLKTRGLEAGPRLAVGDGALGFWAALDEVYPETRHQRCWVHKTANVLNALPKSLQAKAKADLHEIWMAPTREQAVVAFNHFIKAYGAKYPRVVEKLTRDREALLAFYDFPAEHWIHLRTTNPIESTFATVRHRTTRTKNCVSRATFLGLAFKLVQEAEKSWRRIRGVDRLTDLMNGMLFKDGVPVPNSPPDEQRLAA, from the coding sequence ATGAACAAGGATACGAGCAAGACGAGCGGCAGTGCAAACGAAATGGGGTTTTCGCTGGAGGAGTTGATCCGGCGCGGTGCCCGGGAACTGATCCAGAAAGCGATCGAGGTCGAAGTGCAGGAACTGTTGGCCGAGTACGGCAACGTCAAGATGCTGGGCGGGCGGCGCGCGGTCGTGCGCAACGGGTATTTGCCCGAGCGCCAGGTGCTCACGGCGGTCGGCCCGGTTAAGGTGCGGGTGCCGAAGGTGCGCGATCGTTCGGGCACCGGCGTCAAGTTCAATTCCAGGCTGGTGCCGCCGTTCGTGCGGCGCTCGCAGCGGATGTCGGCCGCGCTGCCGTGGCTGTATTTGAAGGGGATTTCCACCGGCGACATGCGCGAAGCGCTGACGGTGCTGGTCGGCGACCAGGCCCGGGGCTTGAGCCCGAACGTCGTTGCGCGCCTGAAGGGCGAATGGGCGGCCGAATACGGCGCGTGGATGAAACGCGATCTTTCGGCCAGCCGTTACGTCTATTGGTGGGCGGACGGCATCCACACCGGCTTGCGCCAGGAAAGCGACGCCCGGCAATGCCTGCTGGTGATCATCGGCGTGCGGCCCGACGGCTCGAAGGAACTGGTGACGATCGGCGATGGCCTGCGCGAATCGAGGGCTTCCTGGCTCGATGTGCTGCGCGACCTCAAGACACGCGGGCTCGAGGCCGGGCCACGTCTGGCGGTCGGCGACGGTGCACTCGGCTTCTGGGCGGCGCTCGACGAGGTCTATCCTGAAACCCGTCATCAACGCTGCTGGGTACACAAGACCGCCAACGTGCTCAACGCGTTGCCCAAGTCCTTGCAGGCCAAGGCCAAGGCCGACCTGCACGAAATCTGGATGGCGCCGACGCGGGAGCAGGCAGTCGTAGCCTTCAACCACTTCATAAAAGCCTACGGGGCCAAATACCCGAGGGTGGTCGAGAAACTCACCCGCGATCGTGAAGCGTTGCTTGCCTTCTACGACTTTCCGGCCGAGCACTGGATTCATCTGCGCACGACCAACCCGATCGAATCGACCTTCGCCACCGTGCGTCATCGCACGACACGCACGAAGAACTGTGTCTCGCGCGCGACCTTCCTGGGCCTGGCCTTCAAGCTGGTGCAGGAGGCCGAAAAGAGTTGGCGCCGCATCCGCGGCGTGGATCGCCTGACAGACCTGATGAACGGCATGCTCTTCAAAGATGGAGTTCCGGTACCCAACAGTCCACCGGATGAGCAGCGGTTGGCCGCCTGA